The Silurus meridionalis isolate SWU-2019-XX chromosome 6, ASM1480568v1, whole genome shotgun sequence genome contains the following window.
CCCACTGCTAATAGAGActgaggtaaaaaggccagcagtactgactctgaaggccctgggcagattggTGGATTCCAATAACACCCTGTCAGTATGGCTGAATTTCTGCCATGTTTTCAGGGCATCCTTTTGCCTGTGCATCTGTCCATGTCTGTCCATGCTTCTCAGACGTGTGATATCTCACATCACCAGGTGATTCATATCCAGGTCAGAATCTCAGAATAACTCTttatgactctctgctctccccttcagtcATGCTTGCAACCTTGGGGTagctatggacaatcaactgtccttcctCTCACTTTTCTAATGTGGTTCGTTCTtgttgatttcttctctacaacatccgaaggattcaaccatttctgtccacacaggatGCACAGATGCTTGCTCAGTCTGTTGTAATTTTAAGACTGGACtgctgcaactctctgctggcaggtcttcctctgaacgctattcgtccactgcaaatgatccaaaacgcagctgtgcatcttgtgttcaacctgccacaAGTTCTCCCACAATACCCCACTACTGCACTCCCTCCACTGGCTCCTggtagctgcacatatcagattcaaaacactgatgcttgcctaacctcagagacctcatcacaactcgcactgcaccacgctgccgGAGATCCTTCAGCACTGCTCGACGGGTTGCACCTTCTCTCAGGTTAACAGGTAAGTATAATTCAAGGCTTTTCTCtattctggcaccgaggtggtggaatgaacttcccctagatgtacgaacagcggagtccctggctatcttcaagcaatGGGTGAAGACACGTGAGACCTTATTCTGAAACAATGAAACACTTTCCAAGAttgttttgcttaaaaaaaaaatcctttaaacagagttgtaggcttgtttatcttaagttgtaatctagcgtaccagtgtagatttattcaattatggagactcaaagcactcttgtacgtcgctctggacaagggctaAATGAAAACTTAAAACTAGAAGGCTCTGTTTTGGAGTTTGAAGGAGATAGACCAATGGCGAGACATCTCCTTCATGCAAGCTGGTACGGGCAGGAGTTGTCTCGTTGCGGGTTGAGCAGGCGGCAGCCTTTTCCCATCATAGAAAACCCTTTCAGCTCCTTCTGCGTCCTTGGCCGCAGGCCAAGCTAGGCCTAGCTTAGCTTGCTTGCAAACCTCATGCAGGTTACCATCCGCCTGCGTGGCCGAGTGGCTTGCGCTGTGAGGTCTCGACTGTTGGTCCGGGAAGGGACCACTGTCGTCCTCGTCCTTGTCCTCCATATCCAAGTCGAGCAGGTCAGAGTTAGCATCAACTGGTTGGGGTCTTGGaagttgttctgtgagagatagacagccAGTTGGtaaaaacagtgcattccaGAGTAAGAAAATAAAGGAGATCACAGCATGAATTTGTGGTATCCTCCACCTCAGATAAAACTtgaagataaaaatgtaaagggCGAACACGTTTTTTCATGCCGGTTTTGTTATGAACGCCACTACAGTTAGGATACCAATTCCCCTTGTCTCCAGAATGTGCATAGGCAGTGCTCAGAGTTTACTTACAGATGCACACATTCTCACATTAAAACGTGCTTACGGGACTTGCCACATTTATTAATGAGACCCtagatgacttttttttatcattgtgtCCTGAAACGTTAAACCATAGAACAGAAGGCACATGACTGTAGCTGTTCTTGTAATATTATAGGAATTACTCAAATGTCCCGAATTACACACCAGGATATTGCCATGAAAATAGTCATTGATTTATTGAGATATTATGAGAACAATAAATACGTACATTTCTTTATCAGGGATCGGTTTGAGGAATAGGTTTTATTATCAGTGATCAGTTTGAAGGATATATCATGTTTCATTACATATCAAGGATAAATCAGTTTGACTTATTGGTTTGATTACCAGGGATGAGGgatgaagcattttttttttttactgcaggtGTTAAGACTGGAGACATAGCAGTGatatttttcacacattttaacataaaatgcTATAGTCAGTGtgggttatttattttatattaaatgaaatgGCAAGAAAATCAGTAATTGGATCATTAATGTGCTGAACCTTAATGCAATTTGATCACTTTTTAGAGAAGGAGCACATTCGaaatttttacttaaaaaaaatacacttatgGTTGAGttgcaggttaaaaaaaaaaatttttacatattttattttatggattAATGAAACGCGCGGTCAACAGTGGACATGCGACACACGAGCGCGTCGTGTCAGCGCTTTTATTATGGCGCGGGAAGCGGTTTAACCCGgaagtgatgtttttttttacatgctaaTGTCGACAATCCATCCGCAAAATATcaggaaatataaaaagtaatacGGAGTAAATGGTGTCCTGTCATGACGTGTGATATGTCCACAGTAAGTCGTTTTTCTTGTAGCGTGTCGccgtttttatatgtttttctttttccccaccATAATGTTAGCAAGCTAACATAAATCAACAGCTGCTGTGGAATTGTGCTCTGGGCTCGTCAAGCGTATCATCGAGCTGCTGTTGTGACATCCAGTAGATATTAAATAACCCtgtagtttgttttatttacacataatGGTTGTTTAAAGCTTGTTATTAAGACTCTCGTTTAGCCTCCTTGGGGCTGGAACTTCAGTTCAGTTCTTACTATTGAAAAACATACATTATTGAGTAACTGTGTGGTTGATACTTTGTCTCCtctgtgtaatctgtccaataaCACATGGAGATTAGATCTGAATTTATATTAATGGTATATCTGGGGTATTTTAGGTTGGGGATAATGGGGGGTTAGGGTTGCTGTTTATTTCACATCTGATGTTCTTAATCCTGAACATATACAAAACATGAAGTCTCACCTGACAGAATCACATTCATCAGTCAGGAGCGGAAATGTGCGGCTGCTTTTTCCTCACCTCAGTCACTACCACAACACACAACCACCCAGAGGTATTTGTGTCACTTGACAGTAAGGTGTTCAACtcagatttgtaaaaaaaaagagaaaaaaggactGGTAAACAACTCGCATGtccaaagagacacagagattAGTGATTAAGAgcattgatcagaaggtcgtgagatcaaatcccagcactactaagatgccactgctgggcccttgagcaaggcctttaaccctccaCTGCTCTGTAGTATAAAACTGAGAtgattgtaagtcgctctggatataAGCGTCCTCCAAATGCCGTGAACGTAAGCAGGTCGAGGGAGTTCGGAAAGTTTTAGTCACTTTTTTGGTTATTAATCTACATGGAGTGGTCCATAATTCCAAAACGAAAAGCAAATCGGCTGAAAAATGGATCGAGTGTGCATCCTGTTTGAATAGATTGTGGTAAGATTTCTGTAGAACTTTACTGGAGTGTCAGGTTAAACAGATGCATAGTGCAGTCAGACTAAAAACACAAGAAGTCAAAGAAACTCATCGTAGACATCCAAAATCAAATTGGTTTATATTGAGGTTTCTCTGGAagggtgttaaaaaaaacaaaaactacttTTACAAACCAGATACTCGCTGTAAAGCTTCCTGACCAAACTCTGGGCCGGGGCTTTCATCAACACCTTAATGGGCAGTCTGAATTGGTGTCAAAAAGTCAGATATATATTAGATAGCTGAAAATTTAATCAATATGGTCGAGTGGTGAGATGGAACGCATTTCAGGTACTTAAAGGTGTCTGAGAGCATAGGAAAATGATTGTCTGGTCTTCTGAGACCCAAATCCTTTCATCTTGGCCAAACTCCAGGTGCTGTGAACAGTGCATTCGTCCATCCTTAGAGTGAAACACGGTGGTGTTTGCATCAGGCGTTTTCTGTAGCAGAGATGGGCAGACTGGCCTTGAGGGGAGGATGAAGCTTCAGGACAagtctcaaagttcttgagtagCAAAGAGAGAAGCCCTATAAAGCATCTGTAGAGAGAAGATTGGAAATCTGAATGAGCTTAAGAGTAATTGGCAGGAAGAATGGGAGATTGTAGATGCTTGCCCTAAAAGACTCAAAACCTTCCAGAGATGCTTGAACATCAGGAGCCGAGCGCTTTTAATTAAGGGATTGCAGATTTCGGTTcgaaaaacattttgtttatgaaTTCATTTGTTAATCCATTGGAAATTGAAGAGCTTTGAAGAGTTTTGTAAGACCACCgtatcaccatcaccattaaGTGTGTCACAAGCTGAGCAGGTTTGGGTTAAGAAAACTGGTGAACTACAGCTAGAGTTTTCCATTAACAGAATATCGTATGGCTCCGATTATGATCCACTACAAGAACTCAACACAAGCCCATTTGAAATAATAAGACATTGGCATGATAGTGCTGTGTTTGAACAGTGTTctaccacatctgtctatgactcactcttgatgcatatCATGATGCCTCGgccacatgtcttacctccatcctataccttcttaaaggggctccggccgctaacacattagattagatttaactttattgtcattacacatgtacaagtacaaggcaacgaaatgcagtttgggtctaaccagagtgcaatagcagcaagtgcaggatatacagtgtttataagatttacataaattaaataaaatggtattataggactataaacagtaatttacagatgtttatGTACTATGATCATAATATACAGATGCTAgcagctagcaaaatgaacaaactgaaacaaaatgaacaaacaaaaacacagtggattcacgtttattattatatttagaaaatactagTTTTCATGCCGGTCGTatcgttttattttgttgtatttatccgccacacattaaaggccggtccgtgaaaatatcgtctgacattaaaccgatCGGCGTCAGATCCTCCCTAGTAAATACTGTAATAGTATTCAGACAAACTAATATGTAgtatgtggtttgggacacaaccTTTGGGGGGGGGAGCTAATTATCAGTAGAGGGTAAGGATAATACAGCAATGTATTGGATATTACCTAGAATTTAGAATATTTGCTAATgttgtttaaacatttcaatGCTTTACACTGTAAGTGTCTAAACATCACACTGAGCACATCGGGGGTTTGGGTTTCATATCATGGGTAACATGATGATGAAGTTTTCATTTGCTCCCcgatttgtgtttttgtgatctCACATTGTCGTGGTTGGAACCTTTGGCTTATTGTAAAAGCTATCGAGCAGCAATTTTTCCACAGATCGGGACCAACCACGATAACGTGCATGTTATATTAGTATTATGCATTCGATATGATTTAATTCctacatatataatgaaaaagtAACTTAACTCACTGTAATGCGGAAAAAAAACCTATAGTGATGGATCTTTGGATCATCAAGggttagaaataaaataaaacgtaccgtttttttttttttttgactaagCAGAttccccaacacgtctacatacaagGACTTCCACTATaggacaaattatgataaacagaattAGTATCTCACCTCTCATGTTTTCTGGTTCGAAGCATTGGGAGATGAACTACTCGATTCTGACGCTTCGCTCGTGCTCGTCCGGTGGAAAAGGAACGAATCGCTCTTTGTGactactcgttcttctgagtcacattaaaatCTTGTTCAAAACTTTCTCAAGCCCCCATGactttctccctgctgctattcgACTGTACTATCAGAGCTGCTCGCAGTGAACTGTGCAATAAGAACAATAACAAAGTTTTGTAACACTCATTCAAACCGTGCAATGTTACCTCTGTGCAATATGTTTGAAAGCGTAACAACTTTATTGGTggtatctttttcttttgtatttgtacatttatacatttgtgtataCAGATGTATATACTTCTATTATGTCgctactttttatatatttgcacatttcttttcccccactgtgggatgaataaaggtatctCTTATCTGGGAAGtgatctttaaatttttttaaaaataaaacccctTTTCTGCATGGCCTGGTACTAAATCAACATCTGTTTTTTGTGCTGCAGGTGCCTAATACGAAGTTGCCTTAGTCCAGGACAAAAGCGCCCAGGATGGCTCTGATCGAGGGCGTGGGCGATGAGGTCACTCTGCTCTTCGGAGTCGTGTTCCTCTTGCTTGTCCTGGTCCTGGCCTGGGCCTCCACGCACACGTCCGAGCCGCCTGAGCACCTTGTCCCATCCAACCCGGGCTCCGTCCCCTCGGCAGAGCCCGAGAGCCAAGAGACTCATCCCCCTGGTGAAATTCCCTCtccacctcacagctccagagaAGATGATAAGACTGATGCAGGAGCCGAGAGAGGAGCCGAGGGACGTGGGGGCAGTGCAGAAGCTGCAGGAGAAGACAGTCTGTTGGGAGCAGACGGTCTGAGACACCGAGACGTATCGGGGCCTTTACTCAGCACTCAGCCATCAGCCAGTGCCTCGAGCGACACACAGGCTCCCACGTCTGAAGATGTGCCCAATAACACAGAGAGAAACATGGTACTGAGGCTGAAGTTTCTGAACGACACAGAAGTAATAGCACAGGTCAACCCAGAGGACAACATCGGCTACATTAAAAGGTAATAATAAAAGCTTATTAGatatacatatttttctatTGTAGTGTAATTTTCCACAGAGGGTCTAACAACTATGACCCAGGGGTTACGAAGTGGTGTAACAGAACGGCCCTCCACCCTATAAGCAAGATTGAGTTTGAGTCCTGACTGTGCCACATCCATCTGCAACTCAACACATCTGGCCCGACGTACATTTATATCCGGCCCgcaagatgattttatatagatctattaatattgttattaatggcccagcgatatgaagcgctgataccacacaaactacagatcccataatgcagcgcttcagctgccttaccgaacgctaggctacctgggaacattccagcgtcaatcaagtcgagtttctgttgatgtatttaaccctattgtaacgtaattgtgaaacagcgcctcaccgtggcgaagagaaaagttgattctgaaaacagagcctttccaaaccgatgggattctgagtagatgtttactgacactgccggtaaacccgtgtgtcttattagtggagcgaatgtggctgtaagtaaggaattgaatctaagacggaactacgagacaaaacatcaggagaagctgaaaaacccgAATGCAGcccagaagatacagaaagtagaagagttaaaggagaatctgacatttcagcagacgtttttcaccagagcaaaatcacaaagtgaagctggtgtgaaaacagatgagaaatcagaggcacatcagcaggttatttactgagggagagtttctgaagagctgcatgatgaaggtgtTCAACGTCTTGTGTtcgacaggagatatttttatggagagcaaaatattttaagttatttaaagtttaagtcgatttattctggaataataagcctgtcttttttttatttatattaaaaaaacatttagttttagtgtgttttgagttttggccccctgtgaaTCTAAGTTAGAGCAAAAGGCTCTCAGTGGGAGGGGCAGAATACTCTCCTCTGTCAATCATTGTGACACTAGCCAATCATGAGCATGATCTTGAGGCTGCCCTGTAACACAACTGTGTGAACGATTTGGTAGCACTAATTATGACATACTGTATTTAGAGCGCAGTTCTACAGGAACATTGTATGATATCATAATTATGTTCTACATTTGTTTTAACATTATTGGCACTCTTTAAATTGGAAAGAAACAGTCATAGCACTGAGGGTCTTCCTGTAAGGTCTAAAAGGATTGGAGAGAATTGCAGAGGCATTTTGCCACTGGTGGACAGTAAAGACTTTACTTAACTCCCCAACACTTCAAAgtcaaatctctttttttttctttttatttatttatttattttttactcaaatacatttagaGAAATCAGCCGTTCCATTTTATGTATGAGCGGATAAAAGCGTAACCGCGTGAAACCCGCgtcaatccaccaatcagggtcgagcgcaggCTCCGTTTCGAACTCGTTTTCATCGCCGCTTGGGTGATATCTACTTCTAAACCAACATACAGTCCAGCATCAGGTCAACAGCAAGTAGAACATTTTGAGACAAATAAATGATGacgaaactcctgactcgaattTGCTACAACACCCGTGGTCTTATTTgtgcgattaaaaaaaaaaaaaggagttgaaaagaaggttttgggctcatgttAACTTTAATatatatcagtgtttgactcattaatatcattatattaatagatcgcagtgctgagagtcacattagagtcttttcacgtCAACTGAACCGATTAAGCAaaaagtcttgtgataaaaatgatagtaggaacattacagccataataaaatcatagtactttgaataTTTAAGTACTTTTGAAAGGCTGAtcattttactcaagtgaaagttcaGTAGCACTTCTACCAGGGTAATATTTTACCTCGtctatctctactttaactcgagTACATGATTCTTGGTCCATTTACCCCTGCAGAAGTTTTCTTTATATTGTTAGGTTTATGCAcatgaatttctttctttagttCAGACGGCAGGCATCAGGTAGGGTTCAGCGATGAGATGAGATTGACATGGTCCTTAGAATCCTTAGGATTTGAAACTCTAACAATGGCGAGGTTGACAAAGCAGATATTCGGAACCGCCAGACTTTATCAGCAGCACACTACTGTCTTACTGTCCTTATGAGGCCCTTCACATTTTCCAATTTGACATCCTAGTCGTTTAACAGCGAGCACTTTGGTGCCCCTTCAACGGATATTTGACAGAAAATGGGAAACTATATGACTTTAAAGTACTACAGGATAGCATAAATACTAACCCAGTAAGTATGACGTGAAGCTCATAATGGATCAGCACTATTACTGCTATTAACCAGGGTATTTTTAGACTACGTGGCCATTCGGGTTTTTGTGGTTGATTTGGATTATTCCTTCATTCACTGAGCCGTTTATCAAGTGCAATTACAATTTTCCAATCTTTAAATTTTTGCGCTGGAGGCAAACGAAGCAGCGTAAGCTCCACCCTCCACTCGTGAAACTGGCACGTGcccactgccacatacatatatactgtatattttatacagtacagtcattttaattgctctgttttgctaaattatctactgtaatttgttaaactATTAACAAATGACGGTATACTACCCTTTACAGAACCCTGTTCTTTAAGACCACTAGGCAGGGCCAATGACGAAGGAAAATGCGTTTAGATGACCCCCATGAAAAGTTGGGTAAGATAACCTAAGTCAGGAATACTTGCTTAATCAGGTAGATACACATTAATGACGTCAGCCCTTTTCTATTTCCTACATCCATCAAAATGGACCTCCATAGAGCTATCACTTCTCTCAGCGCAGAGCTGTCCAAGCAGGGGCTTGTTGAGTGTTCTGCTGCCAGATGTGTCACTGCTGGAAAGAGCTTTTATGTACCTGACACACTTGTACAAGCAACACGCATACTAACATTCCACTGAGTCGGTGTCCACCATCCAAAAAGGGTTCTATGAACTATGAACGTCACTGGAAACGAGATCCTAatttccatttaaataaaacatttcgtCCCTATGTTAAGCCGTGTGTATGTTTTCTGATCATGTGTGCAGGACCTACTTTGCTGGCCAGGAGCACCAGGTGCGTCTGATCTACCACGGACAGATTCTCCAGGACGATGCCCAGACTCTGGCCTCCCTCAACCTCGCTGATAACTGCGTCCTGCACTGCCATATCTCTCAGCACGCCACGCGGGCAATGCCCGCTGGTGCTCGCACTGCCGACCAGGTGCATGTAGCTCTGAATGTGGGGAGCCTGATGGTCCCTCTGTTCGTGCTCATGCTCTCCGTGCTCTGGTACTTCCAGTTTCAGTACCGCCAGTTCTTCACCGCCCCTGCCACCGCTTCGCTCGTTGGCATTACcattttctttagttttgtcgCGTTCGGGGTGTACCGTCGTTAATTACTAGAGCTTCACCTGACACACGTACACTTAGCCTACAGGCGCACGCACACCTACACGTACCAGTACCACTGTACACCGCTTCTGGGAAGTTTCGACACTCTCGGGTTTGTTGAAGGCTTATAATTTCAGAAAGGTCTTATTTTCTCTACCGTAGTCACATCTCATCTCGTAGTCACATCAGGTTTATGCTCGTATCACTCAGCAGTGTGctctatatttaatttttaggttttttattattatttagaaatgctCATAGTGCCTATCTTAATATTATTTTTGCtccttttttttggctttaCAGGCTGCCAGTGTGTAGCTGGTGCTCACCGATGGGAGGGTTTGGTAGTCACATGACTGTTCAAACTGTCAGGCAGGTTATTCTGtctcttgtctgtctgtctctctgtcactgTTAAAGAGTAGAGCAGACAGCGCTGCTGATGTATGTCAGGACTATTGAAGtactttgtgtaaaaaaaaaaaaaaaagcattttgaaaCAAAGACATAATCTATTAaatcattcttttatttattggcGAGTAATGTCATTTGTGGCGTTATTTATTCGTTTCGAGTTTTtgaatgccataaatatatacactagatggacaaatgtattgggccacctgacttttccagctgtatgtcatttttatgtaaaacgttaccacaaatttggaagcacacaattgtataggacgtcttggATGTGGAGCATtacgttttttttccttcacttgtactaggagacccaaacctgtgttTCAGCCCGACAATGTTTACATGGTTCAAGTGGAAGATCGTGAGTGGCCTGTTGTAGAGCCCTGATTTCAACCCTGCTGAAAACCTTTGTAAccgcaggcctcctcacctcacctacatcagtacctgactttgtgCGGTTGAATAAACAAATCTccccaagcacactcc
Protein-coding sequences here:
- the tmub1 gene encoding transmembrane and ubiquitin-like domain-containing protein 1; the protein is MALIEGVGDEVTLLFGVVFLLLVLVLAWASTHTSEPPEHLVPSNPGSVPSAEPESQETHPPGEIPSPPHSSREDDKTDAGAERGAEGRGGSAEAAGEDSLLGADGLRHRDVSGPLLSTQPSASASSDTQAPTSEDVPNNTERNMVLRLKFLNDTEVIAQVNPEDNIGYIKRTYFAGQEHQVRLIYHGQILQDDAQTLASLNLADNCVLHCHISQHATRAMPAGARTADQVHVALNVGSLMVPLFVLMLSVLWYFQFQYRQFFTAPATASLVGITIFFSFVAFGVYRR